From a single Pseudorasbora parva isolate DD20220531a chromosome 15, ASM2467924v1, whole genome shotgun sequence genomic region:
- the LOC137041826 gene encoding period circadian protein-like has product MGRAGRLSGTGRAGRQASAGRAGFQVSAGRAGRWVSAGRAGCRVSAGRAGRRGNFSGLAVSTGTKSTGTGTTGIWTTGIRTTQTRSTGTGTTGTQSTGTGTTGTRSTGTGTIGTGTEGAFLLLLCFKTTGTGSTLAGTTGLRGRGLFLWPVK; this is encoded by the coding sequence AtgggcagagcaggacgcctcagtggcacgggcagagcagggcgccaggccAGCGCGGGCAGAGCAGGATTCCAGGTCAGCGCGGGCAGAGCAGGACGCTGGGTCAGCGCGGGCAGAGCAGGATGCCGGGTCAGCGcgggcagagcaggacgccggGGAAACTTCTCCGGTCTAGCAGTGTCCACCGGAACAAagtccaccggcactgggaccaccggaatttGGACCACCGGCATCAGGACCACTcaaacacgatccaccggcactgggaccaccggaacacaatccaccggcactgggaccaccggaacacgatccaccggaactgggaccatcggaacaggcacggagggagccttccttctcctcctctgtTTCAAGACCACCGGAACAGGGTCCACCTTAGCTGGGACCACCGGACTCAGGGGAAGAGGCCTCTTCCTCTGGCCAGTGAAATAA